The region GCCAAGGGCCAGAGAAGGCAACAGAGCAATTCATTTGACTTGTCAATAAGCCAAGTTGAGCTTTTATTCACGGGAAAAGCCTGTTTCTGAATATAGAGAACAAAGAAAAGGTAAGCATTGTTTCTAACAATAATTCTTCGATTTTATGCATACCTCATTGCACAGTCCATTGTCAAAACAATCATACGGTGCAGAGCTTGATGTAAACACGAAAGAACCATCCCCATTCCAGCTCAAGGCAGCTTCTCTGTTTGGTCAATGTTccgaagaaataaaataatcattgaGTAACATCATGTTGCCAATCACAGATTTTAATGTCTACTTCCTCTCATATGTGTGCAACTCTCCATCGTATTGTGTACCCAATTGTTCATACAAAGCAACCCTAAACTACCCAGGTTGACTTAACCAAGCAACTCAGTTTTAATCGCACAAGTAAAAAGGTGGATGCAATCAAAGCAAAGATAGCCCATCATTTTACAGTCACGAGAACACTCTAAAATTCTGATCAATAAAATCTATGCAATCAGGCAACACGTTACATTTGCTTATACACAGTACAACTACATCCTTGAACACATCAAGCACCCATTTTATAAGCAACAAAGACACTAATCTTTATTACCTTACATCACCAGGGTAATCCGAAGTTCGAGAAGGCGGAGCACAGAAAATGACATAAGGATACTGCTGTGTTGCTTTAGTCCCTTTCAAAGATGGATTGATACCCATTTTAATCAATTCATCATGGTGATCTGTAGTCACCGTCTGGCCATAAACTTGACAACCCGGATGTTCCTACTCAAAAACATAATCCCATAAATTTCTGATCTTCAACACAACACAAacacccaaaaaagaaaaaccacacAATTCTCCTTCAGTCCTAAGCATTCAAAGTCAGAACTGGAGACCAGAAAAGAACAGATTGCAAagataattatgattttgttagctaaaatgaaaaagaaaaattacctgGCGCCATTTCTCAGCGACTAAGCGACCAAGAACACCAGGACCAACAATCAGCAAATCATTCTCCCCAACAAGACCAGAACTTGCGGTCCCCAACTCCTCATTTCTTGCACCTTCAAGAACCGAATCAAGAAAACACTAAGAACCCAACACGgcaaaagaaaactaaaaacaagaaaactccGCTAACATATACCAATAGTAGAGAACGCCGAGACTTGAAGAGGTGCTGCCATTGAAGACAGTGTTAGTTTGGTCTTAGACTTTTGGTTTTTGTACAAAGATAGTAATGAGACGGTGCGTTTTGGAGTGGAGAGCTGTGGGGAATGATGGTCAGCAATGCCAAGACTGCGAGGTCTGAGAGTTAGGCAACATCCGGTTATGGTAtccataaaaaaaggaaaaaaaaaagatattagggCGATGGGACTAATGGAGTTGCTGATTGCGTTTATTGGACTTCGAGATTTTAACGTTTATGTGCTTCGTTTTGGTGGCTGCGGAGGATTACAAACTGGAAGGTTAGTGTGTCATGGTTGGGGTAATGTGCACTTCTCGCCAACcacgtt is a window of Populus nigra chromosome 10, ddPopNigr1.1, whole genome shotgun sequence DNA encoding:
- the LOC133704324 gene encoding uncharacterized protein LOC133704324 isoform X1 produces the protein MDTITGCCLTLRPRSLGIADHHSPQLSTPKRTVSLLSLYKNQKSKTKLTLSSMAAPLQVSAFSTIGARNEELGTASSGLVGENDLLIVGPGVLGRLVAEKWRQEHPGCQVYGQTVTTDHHDELIKMGINPSLKGTKATQQYPYVIFCAPPSRTSDYPGDVREAALSWNGDGSFVFTSSSAPYDCFDNGLCNEDSPVVPIGRSPRTDVLLKAEKVVLESGGCAIRLAGLYKADRGAHAYWLEKGTVEVRPDHILNLIHYEDAASLAVAILKKKLRSRIFLGCDNHPLSRQEVMDLVAKSGKFSKKFVAFTGTSDPLGKRLNNSKTREEIGWEPEYPSFAHFLGVSK
- the LOC133704324 gene encoding uncharacterized protein LOC133704324 isoform X2 — encoded protein: MDTITGCCLTLRPRSLGIADHHSPQLSTPKRTVSLLSLYKNQKSKTKLTLSSMAAPLQVSAFSTIGARNEELGTASSGLVGENDLLIVGPGVLGRLVAEKWRQEHPGCQVYGQTVTTDHHDELIKMGINPSLKGTKATQQYPYVIFCAPPSRTSDYPGDVREAALSWNGDGSFVFTSSSAPYDCFDNGLCNEDSPVVPIGRSPRTDVLLKAEKVVLESGGCAIRLAGLYKADRGAHAYWLEKGTVEVRPDHILNLIHYEDAASLAVAILKKKLRSRIFLGCDNHPLSRQEVMDLVAKSGKFSKKFVAFTGAPYDELWTKEPDK